One genomic region from Colletes latitarsis isolate SP2378_abdomen chromosome 10, iyColLati1, whole genome shotgun sequence encodes:
- the LOC143346589 gene encoding mitochondrial import inner membrane translocase subunit TIM50-C isoform X2, with translation MAFATRSLRHLYKIYNGSTGTIYSTPRLPITRKSIVQTVHLYYYNTEPNRPKITGSLTNIQSTVGTVQSLAQDVLDNKKIGEEEQEETEKEQRREQSKRMLSYSFTFFGVFITVGLSYIVYDLTRTRYDEEGNTIEDEYSNLPLYERAYKRLMREFNYYSKMVQEPSRDKLLPDPLKYPYMQPPYTLVLELTDLLVHPDWTYETGWRFKKRPGVDQFLRAVAPPQFEIVVYTAEQGLTVFPILDILDPNGYIMYRLVRDTTRFVDGHHVKDLDALNRDLSKVIVVDWNEKSTKFHPENTLRLPQWTGNDDDTTLYDLAAFLKTILATNVDDVRDVLNYYRQFDNPLQVFRENQRKLMIEEEESKAQQENSKVLTSKWKPSFLRSR, from the exons ATGGCATTTGCGACAAGGAGTTTGCggcatttatataaaatatataatggaAGTACAGGTACAATATATTCCACACCTCGCCTACCGATTACTCGAAAATCCATTGTCCAAACAGTGCATCTCTATTATTACAACACTGAGC CAAATCGACCAAAAATAACAGGTAGTTTAACAAATATACAATCGACCGTTGGAACTGTCCAATCCCTAGCACAGGATGTATTGGACAACAAAAAGATTGGTGAAGAAGAACAGGAAGAAACAGAAAAAGAACAGAGACGCGAACAATCAAAGAGAATGCTTTCGTatagtttcacattttttgGTGTATTTATAACCGTTGGCCTATCTTACATAGTATATGATCTGACAAGAACAAGATACGACGAAGAAGGCAATACTATCGAAGATGAATACTCAAATTTACCATTGTACGAAAGAGCATATAAAAGACTCATgagagaatttaattattattctaaG ATGGTTCAAGAACCTAGCAGAGATAAGTTACTTCCAGATCCACTGAAATATCCTTACATGCAACCCCCTTATACTCTGGTACTGGAATTAACAGATTTACTTGTCCATCCCGACTGGACG TATGAAACTGGCTGGAGGTTTAAAAAGCGACCTGGAGTAGATCAATTTTTACGAGCTGTAGCTCCTCcgcaatttgaaattgttgtgtATACTGCAGAACAAGGACTG ACTGTATTTCCTATCTTGGATATATTGGATCCTAATGGATATATCATGTATAGGCTAGTAAGAGATACAACACGTTTTGTAGATGGCCACCATGTTAAAGATTTAGATGCTCTTAACCGTGATCTCAGTAAA gTTATAGTAGTTGATTGGAATGAAAAGAGTACAAAATTCCATCCTGAAAATACTTTAAGATTACCGCAATGGACAGGTAACGACGACGACACGACATTGTATGATTTAGCTGCATTCCTCAAAA CTATATTAGCAACAAATGTAGATGATGTGCGAGATGTCCTCAATTATTATAGACAATTCGATAATCCATTACAAGTtttcagagaaaaccaacgaaaaTTAATG ATTGAAGAAGAAGAGAGTAAAGCACAACAGGAAAATAGTAAAGTACTTACATCAAAGTGGAAACCGTCTTTCCTTCGAAGTCGCTAA
- the LOC143346588 gene encoding nuclear RNA export factor 1, producing the protein MQRTNLPIVPMQLDSSIAIKISMGGSMFQERTLMGRADVWHKIKILRGTLYDKETALKAILNAIDPAELVPVKYQAFGEDTFFLARNCAHALDKLCKTNLIIKYPGGDSLILIVTLGYASIYELKINLQPVLLAALTKRYDPNTKSLCLEQFHKDPDMSKTLFCPLSQQRSFNHVLKLTKTAIATIQYLNLQKNELLSISPLETSNLTSIKYLDLRYNNLLCMESLAPLKNLHILKLWLDGNPLCENYSNSKQYIKSVKKYCPNLIQLDGVYLNTLDLPLIYTKYIKNDEREEFVEKFTSHFFNLYDQKDRTVLKGLYHKNAFYSMSCGIPPALAHKRNLNQYTASRNLLKHADITKKRQHLYYGLDNILLGLKKLPRTCHDRQSFICDVMYDDGICFTLSVSGLFKTLNNSSQVLTFNRTFVLLATDDHEYNILNDQYYVDSTTVEIAPSRIGRKISFEEMVPSYFNTTEKKEILNKFIEITTLNNEWCHTYLEEAKWNIRIAISNFMKDYKSSAVPPEAFVR; encoded by the coding sequence ATGCAACGAACAAATTTACCAATTGTTCCAATGCAATTGGACTCGTCTATTGCAATAAAGATAAGCATGGGTGGATCAATGTTCCAAGAACGAACGCTGATGGGTCGAGCCGATGTATGGCACAAAATTAAAATCTTGAGAGGAACGCTATATGACAAAGAAACTGCTTTGAAAGCTATTTTGAACGCCATTGACCCTGCAGAATTAGTACCTGTAAAATATCAAGCCTTTGGAGAGGATACCTTTTTCCTCGCACGAAATTGCGCCCATGCTCTTGACAAACTATGTAAAACTAATTTAATAATCAAATATCCCGGTGGAGATTCTCTTATACTAATAGTAACTTTGGGGTATGCGTCCATCTATGAACTTAAAATCAATCTTCAACCAGTGCTTTTGGCGGCACTGACCAAGAGATACGATCCTAATACAAAGAGTCTATGTTTAGAACAATTCCATAAAGATCCTGACATGTCAAAAACTCTCTTTTGCCCACTGTCTCAACAGAGATCTTTCAATCATGTTCTCAAACTTACCAAGACTGCTATTGCTACTATTCAGTACTtgaatttacaaaaaaatgagCTGCTTAGCATATCTCCTTTAGAAACATCTAACTTGACTTCTATAAAGTACCTTGATCTAAGGTATAATAATTTACTCTGTATGGAATCGCTTGCTCCTTTGAAAAACCTACATATATTGAAACTATGGTTAGATGGGAATCCTCTCTgtgaaaattattcaaattcaaaacagtacataaaatctGTGAAGAAGTATTGTCCTAATTTAATTCAACTGGATGGAGTTTATCTGAACACATTAGATCTACCGCTGATTTATACCaagtacataaaaaatgatgaaagagaagaatttgtcgaaaaattcactTCTCATTTCTTCAACCTGTACGATCAGAAAGACAGAACAGTTCTTAAAGGATTATATCATAAAAATGCATTCTACTCTATGAGCTGTGGTATTCCTCCAGCATTGGCTCATAAAAGAAACCTCAATCAATATACCGCAAgtagaaatttattaaaacatgcGGACATTACGAAAAAACGACAACATCTTTATTATGGGCTGGACAATATATTGTTGGGGTTGAAAAAATTGCCACGAACTTGTCACGACCGACAGTCGTTTATATGCGATGTAATGTATGACGATGGAATATGTTTTACTCTTTCGGTCAGTGGTTTATTTAAAACGCTTAATAACTCGTCACAAGTTTTGACATTCAATAGAACATTTGTTTTATTGGCTACTGACGATCATGAGTACAATATATTGAATGATCAGTATTATGTGGATTCAACCACAGTGGAAATTGCACCCAGCCGCATAGGAAGAAAGATTTCATTCGAAGAAATGGTACCATCGTATTTCAACACAACGGAGAAGAAGGAAATATTAAATAAGTTCATAGAGATAACTACATTGAACAATGAATGGTGTCACACATATTTGGAGGAAGCCAAGTGGAACATAAGAATAGCAATTTCGAACTTCATGAAAGATTATAAGTCTTCGGCTGTACCACCCGAAGCATTTGTAAGatag
- the LOC143346589 gene encoding mitochondrial import inner membrane translocase subunit TIM50-C isoform X1, with protein MAFATRSLRHLYKIYNGSTGTIYSTPRLPITRKSIVQTVHLYYYNTEPNRPKITGSLTNIQSTVGTVQSLAQDVLDNKKIGEEEQEETEKEQRREQSKRMLSYSFTFFGVFITVGLSYIVYDLTRTRYDEEGNTIEDEYSNLPLYERAYKRLMREFNYYSKMVQEPSRDKLLPDPLKYPYMQPPYTLVLELTDLLVHPDWTYETGWRFKKRPGVDQFLRAVAPPQFEIVVYTAEQGLTVFPILDILDPNGYIMYRLVRDTTRFVDGHHVKDLDALNRDLSKVIVVDWNEKSTKFHPENTLRLPQWTGNDDDTTLYDLAAFLKTILATNVDDVRDVLNYYRQFDNPLQVFRENQRKLMLQIEEEESKAQQENSKVLTSKWKPSFLRSR; from the exons ATGGCATTTGCGACAAGGAGTTTGCggcatttatataaaatatataatggaAGTACAGGTACAATATATTCCACACCTCGCCTACCGATTACTCGAAAATCCATTGTCCAAACAGTGCATCTCTATTATTACAACACTGAGC CAAATCGACCAAAAATAACAGGTAGTTTAACAAATATACAATCGACCGTTGGAACTGTCCAATCCCTAGCACAGGATGTATTGGACAACAAAAAGATTGGTGAAGAAGAACAGGAAGAAACAGAAAAAGAACAGAGACGCGAACAATCAAAGAGAATGCTTTCGTatagtttcacattttttgGTGTATTTATAACCGTTGGCCTATCTTACATAGTATATGATCTGACAAGAACAAGATACGACGAAGAAGGCAATACTATCGAAGATGAATACTCAAATTTACCATTGTACGAAAGAGCATATAAAAGACTCATgagagaatttaattattattctaaG ATGGTTCAAGAACCTAGCAGAGATAAGTTACTTCCAGATCCACTGAAATATCCTTACATGCAACCCCCTTATACTCTGGTACTGGAATTAACAGATTTACTTGTCCATCCCGACTGGACG TATGAAACTGGCTGGAGGTTTAAAAAGCGACCTGGAGTAGATCAATTTTTACGAGCTGTAGCTCCTCcgcaatttgaaattgttgtgtATACTGCAGAACAAGGACTG ACTGTATTTCCTATCTTGGATATATTGGATCCTAATGGATATATCATGTATAGGCTAGTAAGAGATACAACACGTTTTGTAGATGGCCACCATGTTAAAGATTTAGATGCTCTTAACCGTGATCTCAGTAAA gTTATAGTAGTTGATTGGAATGAAAAGAGTACAAAATTCCATCCTGAAAATACTTTAAGATTACCGCAATGGACAGGTAACGACGACGACACGACATTGTATGATTTAGCTGCATTCCTCAAAA CTATATTAGCAACAAATGTAGATGATGTGCGAGATGTCCTCAATTATTATAGACAATTCGATAATCCATTACAAGTtttcagagaaaaccaacgaaaaTTAATG TTGCAGATTGAAGAAGAAGAGAGTAAAGCACAACAGGAAAATAGTAAAGTACTTACATCAAAGTGGAAACCGTCTTTCCTTCGAAGTCGCTAA
- the Taf1c-like gene encoding TATA box-binding protein-associated factor RNA polymerase I subunit C-like, whose amino-acid sequence MEGQSIVTSKAYKRAESNLKDKLKLPYLKNYPHHLVPGYNLHTNFSADDSDLENVVEQYQNYPYYCDFPRPFLPPAKLPRSVLDEEDPALELLTVKNHMNDDIQRLKHYYLRHEKELGAVHKKDIKWNRKDDTLDAKVPKYVADIAAIIDMDPDPYFEGAYNWYYTGGSVNRVQLNNTSILLFPFMNELVATPVVNVEEFLWKPLFQKAAKCDLDGSLYELKYNINSNTCNVLGRYKNHCNFYMLSECDNKYSFNEIHRQPSKIPYVSADLNLVNTNQYCTVNVERSITLWDITKMKYICSNTVMQTTVLDDSWGSIKFQAMDPNVILFVDRCCLHYLDIRIPFDRPVLTLCPKFYLEKCENVSLDIASRHHSCRYVGTYHSVLMCDNRSPKQCVQQKWTHQFKSPPIMGQVINRENKEFVTLSSQVPGESTIILNTWTSSETSHSFNFPFTPPHITNTLNESQSRGMCLNPYLRNRFDLCNIGSTVIINEAENIFLFLQNSIGDIYYQCITHETELDKYSSINCKSCCVLNAWENAINLQTDTIVPLTISNKSNMQHVYENFTNKKLRLKCNERESNDYFEPNWKQSIEKLNSYMDILAPELLSVWEICEEIPLPMTAAPHQKVLNWLESADTKPLVPTQEELDNVATPINTQELISMSQEVDITCLDDSNVLQELLLPKVKTARVKKKVNIRK is encoded by the exons ATGGAGGGCCAAAGTATTGTGACATCAAAAGCATATAAACGTGCTGAATCAAATTTAAAAGACAAGTTGAAATTgccttatttaaaaaattatccacATCACTTGGTGCCAGGATATAATTTACATACTAACTTTTCTGCAGATGATTCAGATTTAGAAAATGTTGTTGAACAGTATCAAAATTATCCTTATTACTGTGATTTTCCAAGGCCTTTCTTGCCACCTGCTAAATTACCTAGAAGTG TATTAGATGAAGAAGATCCTGCATTAGAACTACTTACTGTTAAGAATCACATGAATGATGATATACAGAGGCTGAAACATTATTATCTTAGACACGAAAAAG AATTAGGAGCAGTACATAAGAAAGATATAAAATGGAATCGTAAAGATGATACACTTGATGCCAAAGTGCCTAAATATGTAGCAGATATAGCAGCAATTATTGATATGGATCCAGATCCTTATTTTGAAGGG GCTTATAATTGGTATTATACAGGTGGATCTGTAAACCGTGTACAATTAAATAATACAAGTATATTACTTTTCCCATTTATGAATGAATTAG TTGCCACACCTGTTGTTAATGTAGAAGAATTTTTGTGGAAACCATTGTTTCAAAAAGCAGCTAAATGTGACCTTGATGGTTCCTTGtatgaattaaaatataatattaatagtaaTACAT gtaaTGTTTTGGGTAGatacaaaaatcattgtaatttttatatgcTGTCGGAATGTGATAACAAATACAGTTTTAATGAAATTCATCGACAACCGTCAAAAATTCCTTATGTTAGTGCAGATTTAAATTTAGTTAATACCAATCAGTATTGTACAGTAAATGTGGAAAGATCCATAACATTATGGGATATAactaaaat GAAGTACATATGTAGTAACACTGTAATGCAAACTACCGTATTAGACGATTCATGGGGAAGTATAAAGTTTCAGGCAATGGATccaaatgttattttatttgtagATAGATGCTGCCTTCATTATCTTGATATTAGA ATTCCATTTGATCGACCAGTATTAACATTGTGTCCAAAATTCTACttggaaaaatgtgaaaatgttTCATTAGATATTGCAAGTAGACACCATTCCTGTAGATATGTAGGTACTTATCACAGTGTTCTAATGTGTGACAATCGTTCTCCAAAACAATGCGTGCAACAAAAATGGACTCATCAGTTCAAAAGTCCACCTATCATGGGTCAGGTCATAAATAG AGAAAACAAGGAATTTGTTACCTTATCTAGTCAAGTACCTGGCGAAAgtacaataattttaaatacttgGACGAGTAGCGAGACTTCGCACTCATTTAATTTTCCGTTTACTCCTCCTCACATTACGAATACATTAAATGAATCTCAATCACGTGGGATGTGTTTGAATCCATATTTGAGAAATAGGTTTGACTTGTGTAATATTGGTTCTACAGTCATTATAAACGAAGCTGAAAATATATTTCTGTTTCTACAAAATTCAATTG GTGATATATATTACCAGTGCATAACACATGAGACTGAATTAGACAAATATTCATCCATTAACTGCAAATCGTGTTGTGTATTGAATGCTTGGGAAAATGCAATAAATTTACAAACAGACACTATAGTGCCTCTTACAATTTCTAACAAATCAAATATGCAACATGTTTATGAAA ActttacaaataaaaaattgcGATTAAAATGCAACGAACGCGAATCGAACGATTACTTTGAACCAAATTGGAAACAATCTATTGAAAAGTTGAACTCTTACATGGATATATTAGCACCGGAGCTTTTATCTgtgtgggaaatatgcgaagaaattCCATTGCCTATGACAGCAGCACCCCATCAGAAAGTTCTAAATTGGTTGGAATCGGCAGATACGAAACCATTAGTTCCTACGCAGGAAGAATTGGACAATGTGGCAACACCAATTAATACTCAAGAGTTAATAAGCATGTCTCAAGAGGTAGATATAACTTGCTTAGATGACAGTAATGTGCTACAGGAATTATTGTTACCAAAAGTTAAAACTGCGCGTGTAAAAAAAAAGGTAAATATAcggaagtaa